DNA from Devosia yakushimensis:
GGAAGCCCGCCAGCATGATGGCGGCGGTGGCCGAGGTGGGCAGGCCCAAAGTCAGCAGCGGCACGAGCGTGCCGGCGGCCGAGGCATTGTTGGCGGCCTCGGGCCCGGCGACGCCTTCGATGGCGCCCTGGCCGAATTCCTCGGGATGCTTGGTGAGGCGCTTTTCGGTGGCATAGGAAAAGAAGGTGCCGATTTCGGCGCCGCCGGCCGGCATGGCGCCGATGGGGAAGCCGATCAGCGTGCCGCGCAGCCAGGCGCCCCAGGAGCGTTTCCAATCCTCAAGCGTCATCCAGACCGAGCCTTTGACCGCCAGCACCTCTTCCTTGATCTGGTTGGGATTGGCGGCAATGGCCAGGGTTTCGCCAATGGCAAAGAGCGCCACAGCAAGAGTAGTGACCTCGATGCCGTCGAGCAGGTCGGGAATGCCGAAGGCGAGGCGCGACTGGCCGGTTTGCAGGTCGATGCCGATTACGCCGAGGCCCAGGCCAATGAACAAGGCCGTAATGCCGCGCAGGGCGCTATTGCCGAAGGCGGCCGAGACGGTGATGAAGGCCAGCACCATCAGCGCGAAATAATCGGCGGGGCCGAAGGACAAAGCCACTTTGACCACCCAGGGGGCGATGAAGGCGAGCGCCAGTGTGGCGATGAGACCGGCGACGAAGGAGCCGATGGCGGCGGTGGCAAGCGCGGGACCGCCACGGCCCTTGCGGGCCATTTTATTGCCCTCGAGCGCGGTGACGATGGAGGCGCTTTCGCCTGGCGTGTTGAGCAGGATGGAGGTGGTCGAGCCGCCATACATGCCGCCGTAATAGATGCCGGCAAACATGATCAGCGAGCCGGTGGGATCGAGCCGATAGGTGACGGGCAGCAGCAGCGCCACAGTCAGCGCCGGGCCGATGCCGGGCAGCACGCCGACGGCGGTGCCCAGGGTCACGCCGATCAGGCCATAGATGAGATTTTGCCACTGCAGGGCGGCAACGAGCCCCTGGGCGAGCAGACCGAAGGTATCCATGTCAGCGCCTTCCGATCAGGGAACGAGACGTTCAAGCGGGCCCGTGGGCAGGGAAAGCTGCAGGCCGCGCGAAAAAATGAACCAGACGACGAAGGCAAAGACCACGCCGATGGGGATGGTCTGCCAGAGCGGACCGCGCCCAAAACCCTTGGCCGTGAAGGCAAAGAGAATGCCGGTGGCGATCGAGAAGCCGGCCCAGCCCAACAGCAGCAATTGGGCGACGAGCCCGCCGACAATCCAGGCCATGGGGCCGTAATTGTCGCGTTCGCGCGCCGGGAAGGTGCCGCGAAAGGCGGCAAAGGCCGTGCCGATGGCGAGAATGATCAAACCGCCGGCAATGACATAGGGGAAAACGGTGGGCCCGACCCGCGCCTGGATGGGCGGTACGCGCATCATCGAGGTCTGCCAGATGATGACGGCGGCAATGGCCGCCAGCACCAGCGCTATGACAAGCGCCGCCCCATCGGGGCGGCGCGAGAGATTGTTTTCGCCTGTCGTCATTGCACCAGGCCAATGTCTTTCAGGATGGCCGTGGTGGCTTCGGTATCAGCGGCGAGCTGGGTGTCGAAGTCCGCGCCAGCGAGATACATGTCGGCCCAGCCCTTGGTGGCAAGCGCGGTCTTCCAGGCTTCCGAATTGACCATCTTGTCGATATCGGCGGTGATGGCGGCCTTCTGCTCATCGGTGATGCCGGGGGCAGCAGCGACCATGCGCCAGTTTTCAACGACGAGATCAACACCCGATTCGCTCAGGGTCGGGATATCAGAGCCTTCGAGGCGGGTTGCGCCGGTCGAAGCCAGGGCGCGCAGATCGCCGGACTGGATCTGGGCGTCGAATTCACCAAGGCCGGAAATGCCGACGGTGACCTGACCGCCAAGCACGGCTGCCAGGGCTTCGCCACCGCCCGAATAGGCGATGTAGTTGACCGTGGTCGGATCGACGCCAACGGTCTTGGCGAAGAGGCCGGCCGCGATATGGTCGACGCCACCGGCCGAACCGCCGGCCCAGGACACCGAACCGGGATCGGCCTTGAGTTTGGCGACGAGATCATCAACGGTTTGCAGCTCGGAGGCGGCAGGCACGACGATGACGTCGGATTCGCCGGTGAGGCGGGCGATGGGGGTGACATTGGCCAGCGAGACGGGCGAGGCATTGGTGAGGATTGCGCCCACCATGACATAGCCGCCAACGATCAGTGCATTGGGATTGGCGTTATACTGATTGACGAACTGGGCGAGGCCAATGGTGCCACCGGCGCCCGGAACGTTGGTGACCTGGACATTGCCCGAAATACCATCGGCCTGCAGGGCCTCCTGCATGGTGCGGGCGGTCTGGTCCCAGCCGCCGCCGGGGGCAGCAGGCGCCATGATAGTATAGTCGGCCGCGTAGGCGGGGACCGCGAGTGCACTGGAAACCAGCGCGGCGAGAAGCAGCTTGTTCATAGATCCTCCCATGTAAAAATCCGGACGTCGTTCCGTCCGGCAGGACTGCCATACTAGGGCCGCTCCCTGTCACCGTCCTGTCACGCCGGTTTTGACCGGTCGCGATGTTGGGCGGAGGATTTTCCATGGGCAAGACTGCGCCTGGGGCGGGCAAAAGGCAATCCTTGCCCGCGCTGGCGCGCGGTGGCACGTTTGCTAGCTAAACCCATGCCAAGGCACCATGACCCGCATCAACTGCATCCCGCCGTCCGAGCTCGCCGCACAGCATCTTGTCGCCGAATATCGGGAGCTTCCCAGGATTTTCGCGCTGGTGCGCGCGGCCATTGCCCGCGGCGAGCACCCGGACGATCCGAGGAACCCGGCCGAGTATCGCCTGGGCGCGGGACATGTCAGGTTCTTCTACCGCCGCCTCGCCTTCCTCGCCAAGCGGCAGGCGGCTCTGGTCGCCGAGATGCGGGTCCGCGGATACCAGCCGCTCTTCACCGACACCGACCGGCTGCTGGATGGCTTCCCGGAAATATGGTGCGGCGACTGGCAGCCCACTACGGAGGCGATTGCGATCAACAGAGCGCGCATCGCCGAGCGACTTGCGCCATAGCGCAATGCTTTGCCGGACCGCAGTGCTTGAAGAAATTGTGGTGCCCGGGACCGGAATCGAACCAGTGACACGCGGATTTTCAATCCGCTGCTCTACCAACTGAGCTACCCGGGCAGCGGGGCGGAGATGCCGCCCGGCGCGAAGCCATGGGCCTTATAGGGGAAGGGTTTTTGGCGCGCAAGCGGGAAAAGGGGGTGTGGAAAAGGAGTTTGGGTGGGGAAGCGGTGGCGCGGCGTGTTCGCTACCATCGGCGTGCGGCGTGCGGCGCGCGGCTAGATATTGTCGTCTTCGTCGCTGCCGGGGATGGATTTGTCGTCTTCGGGCTCGTCATCGCGGGCGGGGATGACGTAGCTGCCGGTGAGCCAGCGGTTGAGATCGACATCGGCGCAGCGGGCCGAACAGAAGGGGCGGTATTTTTCGACCGCCGGCTTGCCGCAAATGGGGCAGGCTTTGGTTGGGACCTTGGCCATCTAGACGCCGGACGATGCGGACTGGTTGAGCCAGTTGAAATGGACCGGATAGCCCTCGCCGGCCAGAACCGAGGCGGTTTCCATCAGCGGCAGGCCGACAACGCCGGTATAGGAGCCGACAAGCTTGACCACGAAGGCGCCGGCAATGCCCTGGATGGCGTAGCCGCCGGCCTTGTCGCGCCATTCGGCGCTGGCGAGATAGGCTTCCATCTCGCGGGTGGAGAGGCGCTTGAAGCGGATTCGGGTTTCGACCAGGCGCTGGCGCTTGGCGCCACTGGGCGTGAGCACGGTCAGCCCGGTATAGACGCGATGGGAGCGGCCCGAGAGCAAAGCGAGGCATTGGGACGCCTCTTCCATGGTCTCGGCCTTGGGCAGGATGCGGCGGCCGACGGCCACGACCGTATCGGCGGCCAGCACCAAAGCCCCTGCCCCATAGCCGGCCGAACGCGCCTTGTGTTGCGCGGTCAGGGCCTTGAGGTCGGCCAGGCGTTGCGCCAGCTTGCGCGGCAATTCGCCTTTTTCGGGGGTTTCATCGACGTGAGCGGGCACAAGATGCTCGGGCTCGATGCCGATCTGATTGAGCAAGGCAAGACGCCGCGGCGACGCGGAAGCCAGGATGAGTTCCGGACGGCTGGCCATCGGCTGTTATGCCTTACTTGAATCGGTAGGTGATGCGACCCTTGGTCAGGTCATAGGGCGTCATTTCGCACAGGACCTTGTCGCCAGCCAGCACACGGATGCGATTCTTGCGCATGCGGCCAGCGGTGTGAGCAATGATTTCATGCTCGTTTTCCAACTTGACCCGGAAGGTCGCGTTGGGAAGCAATTCAGTTACCACGCCCGGAAATTCGAGCACTTCTTCCTTCGCCATACTGTCTCCTGAAAGGACCCACGGGGCATCGATTTGCCGCCCGGGGGCCGGAAATTGCGCGCAACCTATAGGAATTCAATGGATTTGTGAACCACTTGCGCCACGTCCGCTTCGCGGCGGTGCAAGTCAATGATTGTCGCCCTTCCGAACCGCAAAAGTGGTGTCCACTTTTGCTGGAAGGGCTCCGGAAACCAGTGGTTCCAAGCGGGTGCGCACACGCTTGCGCAGGCTATCGCGCAGGGCGCGATAAGCCTCCAAAATCAGTTCGCGGCTGCCTTCCACAAGGGAAGGATCGGCCACGGGCCAATGCTCGATCGCGCCGGCCTCGAGGCCCTTGCGGGCCACGGCATCCGGTGCATCGTCGGACAGGGTGATGACGAGATCGAAGCGGTTGGCAACCAATTCGTCCAGGATATGGGGAGTGTGGACACTCATATCAATGCCGATCTCTTCCATGACCTCATGGACGAACTGATCGGCCTTGCCGCCATTGACGCCCACCGAGCGGGCGATAATGCGGCCGGGAAAGGCCTGGCGCGCCAGGGCCGCGGCGATGGGCGAGCGCACCGAATTCATTGAGCAAACAAAGAGCACGCTGGG
Protein-coding regions in this window:
- a CDS encoding arsenate reductase ArsC; the protein is MLFVCSMNSVRSPIAAALARQAFPGRIIARSVGVNGGKADQFVHEVMEEIGIDMSVHTPHILDELVANRFDLVITLSDDAPDAVARKGLEAGAIEHWPVADPSLVEGSRELILEAYRALRDSLRKRVRTRLEPLVSGALPAKVDTTFAVRKGDNH
- a CDS encoding tripartite tricarboxylate transporter TctB family protein, whose translation is MTTGENNLSRRPDGAALVIALVLAAIAAVIIWQTSMMRVPPIQARVGPTVFPYVIAGGLIILAIGTAFAAFRGTFPARERDNYGPMAWIVGGLVAQLLLLGWAGFSIATGILFAFTAKGFGRGPLWQTIPIGVVFAFVVWFIFSRGLQLSLPTGPLERLVP
- the infA gene encoding translation initiation factor IF-1 → MAKEEVLEFPGVVTELLPNATFRVKLENEHEIIAHTAGRMRKNRIRVLAGDKVLCEMTPYDLTKGRITYRFK
- the yacG gene encoding DNA gyrase inhibitor YacG → MAKVPTKACPICGKPAVEKYRPFCSARCADVDLNRWLTGSYVIPARDDEPEDDKSIPGSDEDDNI
- a CDS encoding pyrimidine dimer DNA glycosylase/endonuclease V, which codes for MTRINCIPPSELAAQHLVAEYRELPRIFALVRAAIARGEHPDDPRNPAEYRLGAGHVRFFYRRLAFLAKRQAALVAEMRVRGYQPLFTDTDRLLDGFPEIWCGDWQPTTEAIAINRARIAERLAP
- a CDS encoding Maf-like protein; translated protein: MASRPELILASASPRRLALLNQIGIEPEHLVPAHVDETPEKGELPRKLAQRLADLKALTAQHKARSAGYGAGALVLAADTVVAVGRRILPKAETMEEASQCLALLSGRSHRVYTGLTVLTPSGAKRQRLVETRIRFKRLSTREMEAYLASAEWRDKAGGYAIQGIAGAFVVKLVGSYTGVVGLPLMETASVLAGEGYPVHFNWLNQSASSGV
- a CDS encoding tripartite tricarboxylate transporter permease, translating into MDTFGLLAQGLVAALQWQNLIYGLIGVTLGTAVGVLPGIGPALTVALLLPVTYRLDPTGSLIMFAGIYYGGMYGGSTTSILLNTPGESASIVTALEGNKMARKGRGGPALATAAIGSFVAGLIATLALAFIAPWVVKVALSFGPADYFALMVLAFITVSAAFGNSALRGITALFIGLGLGVIGIDLQTGQSRLAFGIPDLLDGIEVTTLAVALFAIGETLAIAANPNQIKEEVLAVKGSVWMTLEDWKRSWGAWLRGTLIGFPIGAMPAGGAEIGTFFSYATEKRLTKHPEEFGQGAIEGVAGPEAANNASAAGTLVPLLTLGLPTSATAAIMLAGFQQFGLQPGPLLFANNAPLVWSLIASLLVANLMLLVLNLPLIGLWVRLLTIPKPWLYAGILVFATLGTIGANGAMSGRLGPIPFSFELGMLLVFGLLGYLLRRFDYPIAPVVVGLILGPMAEQQLRRALAISQGDPIILVHSPIAVTMYAVAIVAIVLPLIMRLRGRGAVLSSLAANED
- a CDS encoding Bug family tripartite tricarboxylate transporter substrate binding protein; translation: MNKLLLAALVSSALAVPAYAADYTIMAPAAPGGGWDQTARTMQEALQADGISGNVQVTNVPGAGGTIGLAQFVNQYNANPNALIVGGYVMVGAILTNASPVSLANVTPIARLTGESDVIVVPAASELQTVDDLVAKLKADPGSVSWAGGSAGGVDHIAAGLFAKTVGVDPTTVNYIAYSGGGEALAAVLGGQVTVGISGLGEFDAQIQSGDLRALASTGATRLEGSDIPTLSESGVDLVVENWRMVAAAPGITDEQKAAITADIDKMVNSEAWKTALATKGWADMYLAGADFDTQLAADTEATTAILKDIGLVQ